The segment CCGCTCTGAAGCATGAAGACCCTCCGTATCAACAACCAAAATATAGTCAAAGCTCATCTGTGTTTTCATCTCATCTGACACTTTGACCAGCTGCATGAAAGCTCCTCTGGTGCACCTGCCAGCACTGACGGCAAACTGGAGTCCAAACATGGCATTCAGCATGGTAGATTTCCCAGAGCTCTGAAGCCCTAAAACTGACAGCACAAAGACTCTCCGGTCTCCCAGTTTCTGGATGAGTTGATCCAGAACAGCAGAGATCCAGATCACAGGAACATGAGCAGCATCTCCATCCATCAGCTCCAGTGGAAATCCAGAGATCATCATCTCTGCTGCAAGACTCGGGAGTGAAGAGAAGTGAACCTGCAGGTCTTCTTTGTTCTTTTTCACAGATGAACATGATTCATAGATCTGACCGATCTCCCTCACGATGTGCTCCAAACCAAAGGTTGCAGCATGAAGTTCCTCAGATATTGTTTCAAGTTCAGTTTGTTCAGATTTGAGATACTGAGATTTATCATGATTCTCTTTCAGTTTTAAGACTGTTGACCATTTTACATCATACTTGTGGCGAAGAGCAGAAAGATCAGCTGATGTATATTTATCCAGGAGAATTCTGAGCCATTTGAGGAAAAATATCTTCTGATGTTGGTCATATGAATTCATTTCTTTAATGAAGTATTTTATAAAGCCACTGATATGACATTCATGCTGCTGGTGACGGATTTCTATGTGTTTTCTACTTTCCCTTTCTGTCTTATATGCTTGATGTCGATGCAGTTCTTTGTTCTTCTGACTCCACTGATGCCACAGCTTCTCCTGATGAGGCAGAAATGATTCTTTGATTTCTCTTAGATCTTTCTTCTTTAGCAAACTGACCATCTGCTGTGCTGCTTCTCTTCCTCTCCTGCAGTCATCATCATCTTTCTCATCTACTCTGATGCCTGGGTGTTTGGACACATCTTTAAGTCTGAAAGTGGAAGATGATTCTGAGAGACAAGCATTTATAGCTTTTCTGAGTTCTTCAGATACATCTGACTGATTTTTGTCTTTCAGACCAATTATGAATTTCCTTTTCTTCGTCTCAATTATAGTAGATTTATCCTCAGTAAAAAGACAAATGAGTAGTTTTTTGTCTTTGTAGAGTTGTTTAATTATTTCTGCATTTCTGTCATACTTGTCTGCTCGTGGTAGAATTACAACATTGACTGAGGCCATTTCAGTGAGGATCTGCAGCTGTTTTTCATGTTTTCCTGCATCACCGTGTAGATTACAGAATGCAACACAGTCAGTGAATTTATCATCCTGTTTTCCAGAGGGGCAGAACCAGGCGATCTCCACCACTCCATCCATCAGGACTCTGGTTCTGCTGCTGCCTGGGCAGTTCCTGTGGAAGAATGTGTTGTGTTTCTCATTGATCAGACTGTTCATCAGCTGAGACTTGGATGAAGACACAGAACCAAACCTGAAGAAAGACACCATTGGAGTTTCTACCTTGTAGATCGGCTGGGTTTGACTGATGATTTCATTGTTGGTGTTTCTCATCTTCCAGCTCTTGTTGATTTGTCTGAATGTCCAGAGAGGAAACTCAATCTGTTTTGTGACTGGATCAGGAACAAGCAGAGGCAGAGCGTACTGACACTGGGACAGTTtagtcaccatcagctgcttcaGGAAACCATCAGCACAATGAAACACAGCCATCTGAACATCCATTGGGTGAATCTGATCagattgacttgttttttcttcaAATAAGCCAATGTCTTTTTGATGTGTGTGATAATGTTCATTGGGATCTTTAACACAAATGTATCTTGCTCTGTAGTTCATCATCAGTAGTTCTTGTATGAAAGTCTGAATCAGCTCTTTTTCAGCACAAGACTCAAGGATCCTTAATGAATGTTCATTTATCTGAAGAACATCTGCAAGTTTAATTCTATTGAGGAGCCTGATTTCAATATGAAGTCTGTGAAATAGATGATTCAGTGTTTGTCCTCCAGCTATTGCCATGTTTTTCATTTCCCCTTTCTCTCTTTCATACTCCAACTGTCTTCtctttagttcatcttcatgatGTTTTTCAAGGAGTTTCAATTTCTCCTCAAAAGTCTTTTGTTGATCTTCTCTCACGTTTCGTTCTTCTTTCAGTCTCTTCTCTAAATCTTGTAGTTGTCCTTGACTCTCTATTTCtatgctctctttctctctgattATTCCGTCTATTTCACTCTTGAGTCTCTGAATCTCCTCATCTGCaatccttttttctttctctctccttttatcttcctcttcttctcttctagTCTTTTCCTCTTGTTTCTGTCTCTCCCATTCCTCTCGTTGTCTCTTCATCTCATCTCTCATCTGCATGTCCGTTTCTGTCAAATTTCTTTTATATTGTTCTTCTCTCTCAAGGAATTCCTTTTCTTTTCTCATTTTatctttttcatatttttgtctttcttcctcttttttcaaaattatcTCTTCACATTTAGATTGAAGATCTTCTTTCTCTCTTTCGattctctctttctcttgttTCAGTTTCTGATTAAATTCATCACAAACTCTCTGTTCTTTCTCTGTTCTTTTCTCATCCTCTTCTCTTCTTGTTTTTTCCGCTTGTTTCTGTTTCTCCCCTTCCTCTCGTTCTCTCTTTATCTGCTCACGTATCTTTTCCTCACTCTCTTCTTTCTCTTTTATTAGTGTTTTGTATTGTTCTTCTCTCTCAACAAACTCTTCCTCTCTTTTCTTCCTCTCTGTTTCATGATTCTCTCtttcattctttattttatttattaatctctCTGTTTCAGTCTCATTTTCAGTCCtaagtttttctttttctgtttttatgtTGTCATTTTCTTTCCTCATTTCCTCTATTTCGTGTCTAAATGTTTCTCGTTCTCGTCTCATCTCGTCTCGTATCTCTCTCTGGTGTTTCTCTTGTTCTGTTATTTCTCTTTTCAGTTCATCttctcttttctttctctctttgtcttGATTCAGTCGTTCTTCCTCCATCATCATCTTCATTCTCTCATTCTCTTCATGTTTTTTCATCAGTTCTTCTCTTTCCTTCTTCATTTTCTCCATCAGGATCttcatcttgttttcttctgttTCATGTTTAGATTGAAGATCTTCTTTCTCTTTTTCcattctttctctctcttgctTCAGTTTCTGATTATATTCATCACAAACTCTCTGTTCTTTCTCTATTCTCTTCTcatcctcttcttctcttctcgtCTTTTCCGCTTGTTTCTGTTTCTCCCATTCCTCTCGTTCTCTCTTTATCTGTTCATGCATCTTTTCCTCACTCTCTTCTTTCTCTTTCATTAGTGTTTTGTACCATTCTTCTTTCTCATTAAACACTTCTTCTCTTTTCTTCCTCTCTGTTTCATGATTCTCTCTTTCATTCTTTATTTTACTTAATAATCTGTCTATTTCAATTTCATTTTCAGCCCtaagtttttctttttctgtttttattttatcgtTTTCTTTCCTCAGTTCCTCTATTTCATATGTAAATGTCTCTCTCATCTTGTCTCGTATCTCTTTTTGATGTTTCTCTTGTTCTCTTATTTCTCTTTCCAGTTCTTCTTCTTTACTCTTTCTGTCTTTGTCATTATTCTGTCGTTCTTCTTCCATCATCATCttcattctctctttctcttcttctAGTTTCTTCATCTCTTCTTCTCTTTCTTTGAGTCTCTCCATCAGGATCTTCATCTGTTGTTCTTGTTTTTCTCTTTCCATTTGTCTGAACATCTTACATGAGTAGAAACTCCCTCCGTTTGCTTTCACCATGTTGTCTATCTTCTCCAGTAGATCAGACACCTGTGTTCGGTCTCCAGTCTGATTATTATTGAACACATGATATCTGTTTCCACACGCTTCAATCAGCTTTCTTATGGCAGATCCAGGTTTCCCCAAACACTGATCAATGGTTTTGTCCTTCAGATCATCTCCTCTGGTGAAGAGCACCATGGTGTACATTAATGAGTTTTCACCAAATGTCTGTTGAATGATCTTCACTGATTTTTCCTCCTGTTTAGTGAATCGTCCCAGTGGTATCAGTAAGAGAAACACATGTGGTCCAGGCAGGATCATGGAGATGCAGTTGGTGATTTCTCTCTGGATCTCCTCATTAGTAAGTTCAGTATCAAACAGTCCTGGAGTGTCGATCACAGTAACGTGTCGGCCATTGATTTTAGATGTTTCTCTCTGACTCTCATTAGTCACTGATTCAAAAGATTGTTCCGCTTTAAATGCAACTCGTCCTAAGATTGTGTTTCCAGTTGCACTTTTCCCAACTCCAGTTTTTCCCAGCAGCACAATCCTCTGATCATCTTCACTCTTTGTTGAACCTGTAAAAGAGGAAATGTATCAGTCTTAAAGCCAAAAACTTCACAGTGTATACTTTGCCTACTAAGTGTTACACTGTTACTTGTTATTGTTTTTTGACTGCATTGTTTTTGTGAAATAATCAAGATATAGTTGACCTACAACCTTATCAAAGCCATATTATATGGAAAGTTTAGTGCAATAAGTTTTAGTGTAATATTTTAGAGAATGTATAcactgtgcatgtgtgtgtggtcCCCttttgattttgtacatttgcccactgataaaaaaaaaataaaatctattagGATTAGAAGTAGGATTAGAGACAGAAGAACAAAAAACTAAATCCAGATAAACtgaaaaaaagttatgaattgatttgcattttaatgagggaaatacgtatttgatcccctatcaatcagcaagatttttggctcccaggtgtcttttatacaggtccaAGTGCTCCTAATCCCAATCCCaatcttgttacctgtataaaagacacctgtccacagaagcaatcaatcagattgcaaactctccaccatggccaaaaccaaagagctgtccaaggatgtcagggacaagattgtagacctacacaaggctggaatgggctacaagaccttcgccgagcagcttggtgagaagatgacaacagtcagaagaaacacaaaataacaatcaATAATCAATTTTCCTCAGTCTgtggctccatgcaagatctcacctcgtggagtttcaatgatcatgaggacagtgaggaatcagccctaCACTACTACACTGGAGGAtgttgtcaatgatctcaaggcagctgggaccgtagtcaccaagaaaacaattggtaacacactacgccgtgaagaacTGTAATCCTGCAGcacctgcaaggtccccctgctcaagaaagcatgTGTACAGGACCATCTGAAGTTtgtcaatgaacatctgaatgattcagaggagaactggttgaaagtgttgtggtcagatgagaccaaaatccagctctttggcatcaactcaactccctgtgtttggaggaggaggaatgctgcctatgaccccaagaacaccgtcaaacatggaggtggaaacattacgCTTTGGGGGTGTCTGGGGGATGATGGATGGAGCCATACTCTGTCAAACCTCAGACAGGGcactgaaaatgggtcgtggatgggtattccagcatgaaaatgacccaaaacacacggccaaggcaacaaaggagtggctcaagaagaatcACATtaaagtggcctagccagtctccagaccttaatcccatagaaagtctgtggagggagctgaaggttggagttgccaaacatcagcctcaaaaccttaatgacgtaatgagaggatctgcaaagagtgggacaaaatcccttctgagatgtgtgcaaacctggtggccaactacaagaaaattCTGACCTCGgtgattgccaacaaggattttgccaccaagtactaagtcatgttttgcgaagggttaaaatatttatttcactcattaaaatgcaaatcaatttataattttttttattctttttttttttttttttaataaatctaccattaaaattatagactgatcaattctttgtcagtgggcaaacgtacaaaattagcaggggttcaacattttttcccctcactgtatatatatatatatattttaatgcagtacaaagttttctaaaaaaaataataataatttgacattataaaattacagttaaacttTCAGCCTCACTGCTCCATAGAATTTAGTAGTTTGGTGATTGGCCAAAATAatcagttaaaaataaataataaaaaaataataaaaaaactactttAACACTGCAGCTTGGCCTTTGACTttgacatttaaacatttaaagtaaTGAGGTTCTGAATTTTACCTCTGCTGTTTAAAAGTGCAAACTTATAAAACACCATAAAACTATATTTAGAATTTGGTTaccaaaaaaatctataattaaaaatctatttatatatatatatattttttttttttgtttaagacCAAGACAGAAAATCTGCTTATTACCTTGTGGCAGTAAATGTGTTTCTTGTGAACAAATTTTCTTCTTCATCTCTTCATATTGCAGCAGTTTTTTCATGTGAGCCTCCAAAAATGTCTCTGTGGAGAAAAACTCTCCTCTGTTTTCCTCCAGCATCTGCTCAATCTTTTCCATCAATGTGGACACTTGTGTTTTGGGACCAAAGAAATTATGTTGTCCTCCAAAACTCTGAATGACAGACTGTGTTTCTTCATTCAGTTCTGCTGTCTGATGCTCTGAATTCTCCATTATGAGGATCATGATGTGTTTGTTGATTCTTGAGCTGAAGATCCTCTGGATCTCCTCCATTTCTGCTTTGTCTTCATTATTGAGTGGAGCATCAGGAATAATGAGGAGGAAAACATGAACTccaggatgacagac is part of the Garra rufa chromosome 1, GarRuf1.0, whole genome shotgun sequence genome and harbors:
- the LOC141290255 gene encoding interferon-induced very large GTPase 1-like, yielding MRQTLRCVSVCHPGVHVFLLIIPDAPLNNEDKAEMEEIQRIFSSRINKHIMILIMENSEHQTAELNEETQSVIQSFGGQHNFFGPKTQVSTLMEKIEQMLEENRGEFFSTETFLEAHMKKLLQYEEMKKKICSQETHLLPQGSTKSEDDQRIVLLGKTGVGKSATGNTILGRVAFKAEQSFESVTNESQRETSKINGRHVTVIDTPGLFDTELTNEEIQREITNCISMILPGPHVFLLLIPLGRFTKQEEKSVKIIQQTFGENSLMYTMVLFTRGDDLKDKTIDQCLGKPGSAIRKLIEACGNRYHVFNNNQTGDRTQVSDLLEKIDNMVKANGGSFYSCKMFRQMEREKQEQQMKILMERLKEREEEMKKLEEEKERMKMMMEEERQNNDKDRKSKEEELEREIREQEKHQKEIRDKMRETFTYEIEELRKENDKIKTEKEKLRAENEIEIDRLLSKIKNERENHETERKKREEVFNEKEEWYKTLMKEKEESEEKMHEQIKREREEWEKQKQAEKTRREEEDEKRIEKEQRVCDEYNQKLKQERERMEKEKEDLQSKHETEENKMKILMEKMKKEREELMKKHEENERMKMMMEEERLNQDKERKKREDELKREITEQEKHQREIRDEMRRERETFRHEIEEMRKENDNIKTEKEKLRTENETETERLINKIKNERENHETERKKREEEFVEREEQYKTLIKEKEESEEKIREQIKREREEGEKQKQAEKTRREEDEKRTEKEQRVCDEFNQKLKQEKERIEREKEDLQSKCEEIILKKEEERQKYEKDKMRKEKEFLEREEQYKRNLTETDMQMRDEMKRQREEWERQKQEEKTRREEEEDKRREKEKRIADEEIQRLKSEIDGIIREKESIEIESQGQLQDLEKRLKEERNVREDQQKTFEEKLKLLEKHHEDELKRRQLEYEREKGEMKNMAIAGGQTLNHLFHRLHIEIRLLNRIKLADVLQINEHSLRILESCAEKELIQTFIQELLMMNYRARYICVKDPNEHYHTHQKDIGLFEEKTSQSDQIHPMDVQMAVFHCADGFLKQLMVTKLSQCQYALPLLVPDPVTKQIEFPLWTFRQINKSWKMRNTNNEIISQTQPIYKVETPMVSFFRFGSVSSSKSQLMNSLINEKHNTFFHRNCPGSSRTRVLMDGVVEIAWFCPSGKQDDKFTDCVAFCNLHGDAGKHEKQLQILTEMASVNVVILPRADKYDRNAEIIKQLYKDKKLLICLFTEDKSTIIETKKRKFIIGLKDKNQSDVSEELRKAINACLSESSSTFRLKDVSKHPGIRVDEKDDDDCRRGREAAQQMVSLLKKKDLREIKESFLPHQEKLWHQWSQKNKELHRHQAYKTERESRKHIEIRHQQHECHISGFIKYFIKEMNSYDQHQKIFFLKWLRILLDKYTSADLSALRHKYDVKWSTVLKLKENHDKSQYLKSEQTELETISEELHAATFGLEHIVREIGQIYESCSSVKKNKEDLQNKKDLQVHFSSLPSLAAEMMISGFPLELMDGDAAHVPVIWISAVLDQLIQKLGDQRLFVLSVLGLQSSGKSTMLNAMFGLQFAVSAGRCTRGAFMQLIKVSDEMKSQMNFDYILVVDTEGLRALELAGRSTRHHDNELATFVVGLSNLTLINIFGENLAEMQDTLQIVVQAFMRMKKVKLNPSCVFVHQNITGMTAGQKNMEGRRRLQETLDEMTKLSAEEEGCDEERFSDVIRFDVQNDVKYFAQLWEGNPPMAPPNPNYCENIQELKKTIRSHALKSHGISLTHLKDHIKDLWEALLNEQFVFSFTNSLKTAAYRKLEIEFSKWSWSLHRAMIVIENRLHNKIKNEAVFEVKEIYLHRELNRTSEKVKKSMSEFFEKDTYAEILIQWKTSCETKINHLQDNIVREAKGKLNEILQQRDHEKKAEERKRLQCTLFEKSKELALKLKDKANDEETIKQEFDLIWEQSVKITTDTDILNDVTQVLSCCKQGNKYNNIFAVQNYSKYVIFRRLSKKCTKQDVKEPYLMSEDEAQIRSFVEDVVQKTDTMIESFNISENGYNISCIQKLTVHIKKRVTEHQRKCEKYEFQEEFFVDLVYSVCNRAKENFTHQHRLFMEANDPDLYAETKRDEYYSIFQKQCHRATQVVIFGENICKKLKEPIEQSVYKKTAKDLRDEIISNCESLNGNRSNLEKQILKTLAEEEDFDKYMNYINNPREYFESFIRDEVSWYITDKFSVSVLPKMKENIKLLQQKIMKAAHESTEHVQENRGDTGLWLKSFTQQLSDVLIFSEKDLSGVKHDDVYVFKFLDNVIRQELPSIMFDISSRFNTNTFLLKLDHKFRPDELLVDHLCQCCWVKCPFCGAICTNTIENHDGDHSVDFHREPDKNAALLAVHHPRPLHDILDVCVRIKKWYSGAPDVTLCNR